ACGGGCTGGTCAGCTATTCGGCGGCCATCCATGATGCGCGCGCGTCCAATCAGGTGTCGCTGTTTGGCGAGGCGGGCGCCGATATTCCCGAACCGCGCCTGTCCAAATGTGACGACTGGCTGCCAACGGAACGGCTGGGGCATGAACATCAGGCGATCGGCTTTTACCTGTCCGGCCATCCGCTGGATGATTACACAGCCGCATTGAAACGCAAACAGGTCATGACACTGGCCGAGGTTGAGAAAAAGGCCGCAGGCGGGGCGTTTGTGGCCAAGATCGCAGGTGCCGTGTCGGGGCGGCAGGAACGCAAATCCGCGCGGGGAAACCGCTTTGCCTTTGTCCAGTTGTCGGACACGACAGGGCTATATGAAGTGACCGTGTTTTCCGACACACTGGAAGCAGGCCGCCAGTATCTTGAAACCGGCCAGAACGTGGTTCTGACGGTCGAGGCCACAATGGAAGCCGAAACCCTGAAACTGCTGGCGCGCAGCATCCAGCCGATTGATTCGGTCGTTGCAGATGCAGATGCGGCAGGATTGCGCATTCATGTCGACACTGTCAGCGCCGTTGAATCCGTGGCGAAACTGCTGGGACAGGGGCGCGCACAGGCCCAAAGGGGTCAAGGTCCGGTGCGGTTTTGCGTGGCAGATCCGGGACAGGGGCGCGAAATCGACATCGACACGGGCCTGAATTTCGCCATCACCCCGCAAATCAAAGGGGCGGTAAAATCCCTGGGCGGGGTTGTCATGATTGAGGATATCTGACCAACCGCAATGGCGACTGCCATCAGGTTGCGCCATGTGACCTGCCAAAGGCAGGACGCATGGCTTGCCAGTGGGGGCGCATCGGGGCGCAGCCCCCGATGCGCCCCACACCTACTTCGCAGGAAATGGCGTCAGCCCGAAATCATCTCGGACTGGCGCACAATCACTTCGGCCTGTTTGATCGATGCAATATCAACCAGACGCCCCTTATAGACTGTCGCCCCTTCGCCGCGCGCTTTCGCAGCCTCCATCGCGGCCAGAATTTCACGGGCTTCGGCCACCGCCTCATTCGACGGGGTGAACACGTCGTTGGCCAGCGCGATCTGTTTGGGGTGGATCGCCCATTTGCCCACCATGCCCAGCGTGGCAGAGCGCCGCGCCTGCGCGCGAAACCCTTCATCATCGCTGAAATCCCCGAACGGTCCGTCAACCGGCAAAACCCCATGCGTCCGGCAGGCCGCGACAATGGCGGATTGCGCCCAGTGCCACGGGTCCGACCAATGGCGCGCGCCGTCATGCAGCATGTAGTAATTTTCCTGCGTGCCGCCGATCCCTGTCGTGGCCATGCCCATGGATGCCGCGAAATCAGCCGCACCCAGACTCATGGCCTGCAAGCGCGGGCTGGATGCTGCAATCTCATCGACATTCGCAATGCCTGCCGCAGATTCGATAATCACTTCAAAACTGATGCGCCGCTTGCGCCCTTTGGCTGCTTCAATGGCCGTGACCAGCGCATCAACCGCATAGACATCCGCTGCACAGCCCACTTTCGGGATCATGATCTGGTCTAGCCGGTCGCTGGATTGTTCCAGCAAATCAACAACATCACGATACCAGAATGGCGTATCCAGCCCGTTGATACGCACCGACAGGTATTTATTGCCCCAATCCACATCATGGGTCGCGGCGATGATATTCGCACGCGCCGTGTCCTTGTCGGACGGGGCGACCGAATCTTCCAGATCAAGGTTAATGACATCCGCATCCGATGCCGCCATCTTCTGAAACAACGCAACGCGCGAGCCTGGCCCGAACAACTGGCAGCGATTGGGGCGCGCAGGCGGGGCCGGTTGGATACGAAAGCTCATTCATCACCTCACTGGACAGTAAATTTCGATTTGAACTTGCTTTTGGTTATAATGTTGCGCACCACTTCGCAAGGCGATTTCTGCACCTGCACGATAGCGATGGCGATCAGACAGGCGAACGCAAAAAATCTGCGCATGATCGTCGTTTTGCACGATAATCTTGTGCAAAACCCTCTGCGTATCTGAGAATTAACGATATACTTGCCCGAATTCCGCGCAAAACTGCGACAAAGTCAAACATCCTTCAGGAGCATACCATGATTCAGACCCCTTACCTGCTGTTCCTGGGCGATGCGCCCGATCCGCTTGCCGCAAAGGTCGCGCAGGGCATCAAGGATTGGCGCCCGGACTACGCCATCGGCCAGTTCCGTATGGAGGGTTGCCGCGCAGATATGGGCCTGCCCGACATGACACTGGCCGACGCCAAAGCGGCAGGGGCCAAAACGCTGGTCATCGGTGTGGCCAATCGCGGCGGCGTCATTTCGAGCGCCTGGAAAAAGGTTCTGGTGACAGCCCTTGAAGAAGGCTTCGATCTGGCATCGGGGCTGCACAACCTGCTGCGCGACGAGCCGGACCTGAAAGCCGTGGCCGAGGCGACAGGACGCCAGTTGCACGACGTGCGTGTTCCATCGGTGAAATACCCCATCGCCAATGGCGAAAAACGCAGCGGCAAACGGTGTCTGGCCGTTGGAACCGATTGCTCGGTGGGCAAAATGTATACGGCCCTGTGCATGGAGCGCGAAATGGTCGCGCGTGGCATGAAAGCCACGTTTCGCGCAACCGGCCAGACCGGTATTCTGATTACCGGCGACGGTGTGCCGCTGGATGCGGTGATCGCGGATTTCATGGCAGGCGCCATCGAGTGGCTGACGCCGGACAATGATGCTGACCACTGGGATCTGATCGAAGGGCAGGGCAGCCTGTTTCATGTGTCCTATTCCGGTGTGACCATGGCCCTGATCCATGGCGGACAGCCCGACGCATTGATCCTGTCGCATGAACCCACGCGCACGCATATGCGCGGGCTGCCCGGATACGCCCTGCCGGAATTGACAGATTTGCGTGACACCGCGCTGCATCTGGCACGCATCGCAAACCCGGCGGCACAGGTGATCGGGATTTCGGTCAACACGGCCGCCATGAGCGAGCAGGACGCGCTGGAGTATTGCGCCAGGGTTGAGGCGGAGATGGGCCTGCCGACTGTGGACCCGTATCGTCACGGGGCGGGAAAACTGGTGGATGCGCTGGCCGCGCTATAATCGCGCGCGGCATATGCCATGTAAAAGGGGCGTTGCCCCTCTGGGGCCTTTGGCCCCATTCACCCCAGGATATTTGAACCAGAATGAAAAGGGCAGGACATGTTGACAGTGACCCATGACAGGTTTCGACTGGCCGAGGTGTTTACAATCGCGCGCGGATCGCGGACGCATGCGGATGTGGTGACTGTGAGCCTGCTGCGTGACGGTGCAAGCGGGCGCGGGGAATGTGTGCCTTATGCAAGATACGGGGAGAGTATCGATTCGGTCCGTCGCGAGATTGAGGCGCTGGCAACCGGAATCGGGCGGGAGGCGTTGCAGGATGTTTTGCCAGCCGGTGCCGCGCGCAATGCCGTTGATTGTGCCTTGTGGGACCGGGAGGCCAAGCGGGCAGGAAAACGCGTGTGGGAGTTGGCGGGCCTGACGGCACCCGGACCGCTGGTGACGGCATTTACCCTGTCGCTGGATACGCCCGACAAGATGGAAGCGGCGGCGCGGCGCCATGCCGCGCGCCCCTTGCTGAAGATCAAGCTGGGCACCCCTGACGACATGCCGCGGCTGGAAGCCGTGCGACGCGGGGCGCCCGATACGCGCATTATCATTGACGCGAATGAAGGCTGGAGTGCCGAGGTGTATGCAGAGCTTGCGCCACATCTGATAGGGTTGGGCGTGGCCATGGTCGAGCAACCGCTGCCCGCAGGCGACGATGGCATGCTGGGTGAAATTGCGCGCCCGCTGCCGGTTTGCGCTGACGAGTCCTGCCATGACCGCGCCAGCCTGCCTGCGCTGAAGGGCAAGTATGACATGGTCAATATCAAGCTGGACAAGACCGGCGGGCTGACAGAGGCGCTGGCCCTGCGCGACGCCGCGCGCGCGGACGGGTTTGGCGTGATGGTGGGCTGCATGGTTGGCAGTTCGCTGGCCATGGCCCCTGCGGTACTGGTGGCGCAAGGGGCGGATATTGTCGATCTTGACGGCCCGCTTTTGCTGGCAGAGGATCGTGATCCGCCGCTGATTTATGATGAACAGGGGGTTCATCCTTCGACGGCTGCGCTTTGGGGTTGATCACCCTTTTCCAACGCCTGAACATGCGTTATGGATCATCCGAAACCGGAGGACAGCCTGATGCCAAGATACCGCTCTCGCACGACGACACATGGACGCAACATGGCAGGCGCACGCGGCCTGTGGCGCGCAACGGGGATGAAGGAAGATGATTTCGGCAAGCCCATCATTGCCATTGTCAACAGCTTCACCCAGTTCGTGCCGGGCCATGTGCATCTGAAGGATCTGGGCCAGATGGTCGCGCGCGAGGTCGAAAAAGCCGGTGGCGTGGCCAAGGAATTCAACACTATTGCGGTGGATGACGGCATTGCCATGGGCCATGACGGGATGCTGTATTCCCTGCCTTCGCGTGAAATCATCGCCGATTCGGTCGAGTATATGGTGAATGCCCATTGCGCGGATGCGATGGTGTGTATTTCCAACTGCGACAAGATCACACCGGGCATGCTGATGGCGGCCATGCGGCTGAATATTCCGGTCGTGTTCGTGTCCGGCGGGCCGATGGAGGCGGGCAAGATCGACGTGGATGGCGTGGACAAGGCGCTGGATCTGGTCGACGCGATGGTTGCGGCTGCCGATGAGAAATACACCGATGCACAGGTTCAGGCGATTGAAGAAGCAGCCTGCCCGACATGCGGGTCCTGTTCTGGCATGTTCACCGCCAATTCCATGAACTGCCTGACCGAAGCGCTGGGTCTGTCCCTGCCGGGCAACGGGTCGACGCTGGCCACACATGCCGACCGCAAGCAGCTGTTCCTGCGCGCGGGCCGTGTCATCGTTGATCTGGCCAAGCGGTATTACGAGCAAGATGACGAAAGCGTATTGCCGCGCAATGTTGCAAGCTTCAAGGCATTCGAGAATGCGATGTCGCTGGATATTGCCATGGGCGGGTCCACGAACACGGTTCTGCACCTGCTGGCGGCCGCGCATGAGGGTGAGATTGATTTCACCATGCAGGATATTGACCGCCTGTCGCGGCGCGTGCCCTGCCTGTGCAAGGTCGCGCCTGCAAAGGATGATGTGCATATGGAAGATGTTCACCGCGCCGGTGGCATCATGTCGATCCTTGGGGAACTGGACCGCGCAGGCCTGCTGCACAGCGATTTGCCGACAGTTCACAGCCCCACCATGGCCGAGGCCCTGAGCACATGGGATGTCCGGCGCACCAATAACCCCGATGTTCACAAATTCTTTGCCGCAGCCCCCGGTGGCGTGCGCACAACGACCGCGTTTTCACAAGATCGCCGGTATGACTCCGTCGATATGGACCGCCAGAACGGCGTGATCCGCGACAAGGAACATGCGTTTAGCCAGGATGGCGGGCTTGCGGTGTTGTTTGGCAATCTGGCCGAACAGGGCTGCATTGTAAAAACCGCCGGTGTGGACGATTCCATTCTGAAATTCAAAGGCCCTGCGCGGGTTTATGAATCGCAAGATGATGCGGTCAGCGGCATTCTGACCGGTAAGGTGAAGGCGGGTGAGGTGGTGATCATCCGCTATGAGGGGCCGCGCGGGGGCCCTGGCATGCAGGAAATGCTGTATCCGACCAGTTACCTGAAATCCAAAGGTCTGGGTGCGGCCTGCGCGCTGGTGACCGACGGGCGGTTTTCAGGCGGCACATCCGGCCTGTCGATTGGCCATGTCAGCCCCGAAGCTGAAGAAGGCGGGCTGATCGGGGTGGTGGAAACCGGCGATATGATCGAGATCGACATTCCCAACCGCACCATTCATCTGGCTGTGGATGACGCAACCCTTGCCGCGCGCCGTGCAGCGCAGGATGAAAAGGGCTGGATCCCCGCAAAGCCGCGCCCCCGCAAGATTACAACGGCGCTGCGTGCCTATGCTGCGCTGACCACATCGGCGGCCATGGGGGCCGTGCGCAAATTGCCCGAAGGATTCTAGAACATGAGCCGTATCGTCTATGTGAATGGTGACTACCTGCCTGAGGACGAGGCAAAGGTGTCCATCTTTGACCGCGGTTTTCTGATGGCTGATGGTGTCTATGAAGTCACAACAATCATAGATGGCAAGCTTATCGATTTTGACGGGCATTTCCAGCGGCTGGAACGGTCGCTTGGGGAACTGGACATTGAAAACCCCCTGCCGCGCGAAGACTGGCTGGAGGTGCATCGCCAGCTGGTTGCGCAAAATGATGTCGAACAGGGCATGATTTATTTGCAGGTCACGCGCGGCGCACCGGGGGACAGGGATTTCGTGTTCCCCGACCCTGAAACCACCACGCCGACGGTCGTGCTGTTCAGCCAGTCAAACCCCGCACTGGTGGACAGCCCGAAAGCGCAACAAGGTATCAAGGTTGTTACCATTGACGATATCCGCTGGGGGCGGCGCGACATCAAGACAGTGCAACTGCTGTATCCGTCAATGGGCAAGATGATGGCCATCAAGCAAGGCGCGGATGATGCATGGATGGTGCAGGATGGTGCTGTGACCGAAGGCACGTCGAACAACGCCTATATCATCAAGGACGGGCGCATCATCACCCGTGCGCTGTCCAATGACATTCTGCACGGGATCACCCGCGCAGCCGTGTTGCGCTTCGCCCGAGAGGCGCAAATGCCGGTCGAGGAACGCAGTTTCACCGTGGAAGAGGCAAAAGCTGCGGATGAGGCGTTCGTTACCTCTGCCAGTGCATTTGTGATGCCGGTGGTGGAAATTGACGGGACAACGCTGGGCAACGGCGCACCGGGGCCGCTGGCACTGCGGTTGCGCGAAATCTACATTGAAGAAAGCCGTAAATCCGCGATCTGAGGGCCAGCGCCGTTTCGTAAACAGCGCGGACTATCCGTCTTTGGGTTGCGCGACATTCTCGGCAAAGGATTTCCTGAACGCGGCCTGTTTGTCCGCGCCTGCCTCTGTCTGGTATTTTTCGCGCCAGTCTGCATAAGGCATGCCATAGATCGCTTCGCGCGCGGCGTCCTTGTCCATGTCCAGCCCGCGCGCGTTGGCTGCTTCCTGATACCAGCGTGACAGGCAGTTACGACAGAACCCGGCAAGGTTCATCATGTCGATATTCTGCACATCGTTGCGTTTGTCCAGATGCGCCAGAAGTGCGCGAAAAGCGGCGGCTTCCAGTTCGGTGCGCGTGTTGTCGTCCATCAATTCCTCCTGCGGGTTGGTATTGGGCACCTGTTCATTCTTGTGCCCTACGTCAAGCACACAGTATCATGGGGCTTGATATTCTGCGTCAAAATGATAACCGTTTGCGCTAACAACTTCAGCAGATTGTCCATGGCTGCAATAAGGTGCCTGCACAACCGGCTGAACGCATTTCGGGGTCATACCCGCCTGAAAGGACCTTGCATGACTGCCCTACGTCGCCACCGCATGATCAAGATTGTCGCCACACTTGGGCCATCCTCGTCCACATACGAGATGATCCGCGCCCTGTTTGAAGCCGGGGCCGATGTGTTCCGCCTGAACATGAGCCATGGCACACATGAGGAAACGGCCCAGCGTCACGCCATTATCCGCAAGGTCGAGGCCGATCTGGGCCGCCCTATCGGCATTCTGGCGGATCTTCAGGGGCCAAAATTGCGGATTGGGGCCTTTGCCGATGGTCCTGTGGATTTGCAGGTCGGGCAGGCATATCGCCTTGATCTGGACGATACACCGGGCGATCAAAAACGCGTCAACCTGCCCCATCCCGAAATTTTTGAAGTTCTTGAACCCGGCGCGGAATTGCTGGTGAATGACGGCAAGGTGCGGTTGAAAGTCAATGACTGCGGGCCGGATTTCGCAGATTGCACTGTCACGGTCGGCGGGGTCATTTCGGACCGCAAAGGCGTGAACGTGCCGGATGCTGTGCTGCCGGTTGCAGCCCTGTCCGAAAAGGACCGCAAGGATCTGGAATTTGCCTGCCGTCTGGGTGTCGACTGGCTGGCGCTGTCTTTTGTGCAGCGCCCCTCGGATGTGCTGGAAGCGCGCGAACTGGCGCAGGGCCGCGCGGCAATTCTGTCCAAGATTGAAAAACCCGCCGCAGTAAAGGCATTTGACGAAATTCTTGCCGTGTCTGATGGCATCATGGTGGCGCGTGGCGATCTGGGTGTGGAACTGCCCGTCCAGAATGTGCCGCCCATTCAGAAACGTCTGGTGCGCAAGTCGCGCGCGGCGGCAAAACCTGTGATCGTGGCAACCCAGATGCTGGAATCCATGATCGAAAGCCCCATGCCAACCCGCGCCGAAGTGTCAGACGTGGCAACCGCCATCTATGAAGGGGCAGATGCGGTGATGTTGTCGGCCGAATCCGCCGCAGGCCAGTTCCCGATTGAAGCTGTGACCACAATGAACAATGTGGCGATCGAGGTTGAAAGCGACCCGAACTATGTCGATGTGATCGACGCGTCGCGCAAGCATGTGCATCACCATTCGATTGCCGATGGCATTGTCGCGGCTGCCCGCGAACTGGCCGAGAAAACAGATATTGCCGCCATTTGCTGCTTTACCGAATCGGGCACCACGGCCAGCCTTGTTGCGCGTGAACGCCCGCATGTGCCAATTCTGGCGCTGACGCCCTTTGTCGGCGTTGCGCGGCGCTATTCGCTGACATGGGGTGTTCATTGCGAACAGGTCACCGAGGTCGAGCGCTTCAAGCAGGCTGTCATCAATGCGGTGCGCGTCACACGCAAATACGGCTTCGCGACCGAAAAGGACCAGATTCTTGTGACCGCGGGTATCCCGTTCAACCAGCCCGGCACCACCAATATTCTGCGCGTTGCCCCCTGCGCGGAACACTTGATTGTTCAGGGAGAGCCAGAGTAACCTGACCACGCCTTTGGTCGCGTGGTGGTTATGGACTTAGAAACTATGTTTCTGCTGGGCGTGTATCTGGTGCCATTGGCACTGGTCAGCGCGCTTTCCGCATGGGCGGATAACCGCAAACCCGTTTTAGGCGGGATTTTACTGTTGGGCAGCGCCGGGCTTTTGGCGTGGGTCTGGGTTCAACGCCCCGAAGGCATGTATTCCCTGCGCGACATACCGGAACTGACAGTGGCGTTGGCCGCGCAGATGATGGCACTTTTCTAGCCGATCCGGCTTGCGCACCCCAAACTTCTAGTGTAGCGAGCACGCTCTAGTTGATGTGTCCGGCCATGTGGCATGCCGAGTCGCATCTTAAACCGGTTTTCGAACTAAGGAGTCGGAAATGCCCAAGATGAAGACCAAATCAGGCGCAAAAAAGCGCTTTTCCATGACCGCCAGCGGCAAGGTCAAAGCAGGTCAGGCCGGCAAACGCCACGGCATGATCAAGCGGACCAAGAAGTTCATTCGCGACGCACGCGGCAATACCATCCTGTCTGATCAGGATGCGCGTATCGTCAAGAAATATATGCCCTACGACCGCTAAGGAGGCGCTGTCATGTCCCGAGTTACTTCCGGCAAAGTCACCCATGCCCGTCACCGCAAGGTCGTAAAAGCCGCAAAAGGCTATTATGGCGCGCGGTCGCGCAATTTCCGCACTGCAACGCAGGCGGTCGACAAGGCCAACCAATACGCAACACGCGACCGCAAGGTACGCAAGCGCAACTTCCGCGCGCTGTGGATTCAGCGCATCAACGCGGCCGTGCGTGAAATCGACCCGTCGCTGACCTATTCGCGTTTTATCAACGCACTGGGTCTGGCCGGTATCGAAGTGGACCGCAAGGTTCTGGCCGATCTGGCCGTGCATGAACCCGAAGCATTTGGCCAGATCGTGGCCAAGGCACAGGCTGCAATGGCCTAAGGGTTTCGTGATATCCGATCTGAAGAAACCGCATGCCCGCGCATGCGGTTTTTTCTTTGCCCCACGCGATCAAGCACGATATGCCAACTGAAACGGGCCACCCCCTTGGCCTTGGCACATCTACTGCCCATATAAGGCAAAATAGCAATACAGAGGGCGAAAATGCTGGAACTGAACGCAGGCAAAAATGCAGCCGACGAAACCCTGATCACCGACGGTTCAGACCGTGATTTCATGACGCAGGTTATCGAAGTCAGCAAGGACGTGCCGGTTATCGTCGATTTCTGGGCGCCATGGTGCGGGCCTTGCAAAACCCTTGGTCCCGCGCTGGAAGCAGAAGTTCGCGCCGCCGGTGGCAAGGTGCGCATGGTCAAGATCAACATCGATGAAAATCAGGCAATCGCCGGTCAGTTGCGGGTTCAATCCATTCCGACCGTCTATGCCTTTCATCAGGGCCAGCCGGTTGACGGGTTTCAAGGCGCACAGCCCCCCGCCGCATTGAAGGAATTTGTGGCCAAGCTGGCGG
Above is a window of Roseinatronobacter sp. S2 DNA encoding:
- a CDS encoding L-malyl-CoA/beta-methylmalyl-CoA lyase, which encodes MSFRIQPAPPARPNRCQLFGPGSRVALFQKMAASDADVINLDLEDSVAPSDKDTARANIIAATHDVDWGNKYLSVRINGLDTPFWYRDVVDLLEQSSDRLDQIMIPKVGCAADVYAVDALVTAIEAAKGRKRRISFEVIIESAAGIANVDEIAASSPRLQAMSLGAADFAASMGMATTGIGGTQENYYMLHDGARHWSDPWHWAQSAIVAACRTHGVLPVDGPFGDFSDDEGFRAQARRSATLGMVGKWAIHPKQIALANDVFTPSNEAVAEAREILAAMEAAKARGEGATVYKGRLVDIASIKQAEVIVRQSEMISG
- the dgcN gene encoding N-acetyltransferase DgcN translates to MIQTPYLLFLGDAPDPLAAKVAQGIKDWRPDYAIGQFRMEGCRADMGLPDMTLADAKAAGAKTLVIGVANRGGVISSAWKKVLVTALEEGFDLASGLHNLLRDEPDLKAVAEATGRQLHDVRVPSVKYPIANGEKRSGKRCLAVGTDCSVGKMYTALCMEREMVARGMKATFRATGQTGILITGDGVPLDAVIADFMAGAIEWLTPDNDADHWDLIEGQGSLFHVSYSGVTMALIHGGQPDALILSHEPTRTHMRGLPGYALPELTDLRDTALHLARIANPAAQVIGISVNTAAMSEQDALEYCARVEAEMGLPTVDPYRHGAGKLVDALAAL
- the dgcA gene encoding N-acetyl-D-Glu racemase DgcA — its product is MLTVTHDRFRLAEVFTIARGSRTHADVVTVSLLRDGASGRGECVPYARYGESIDSVRREIEALATGIGREALQDVLPAGAARNAVDCALWDREAKRAGKRVWELAGLTAPGPLVTAFTLSLDTPDKMEAAARRHAARPLLKIKLGTPDDMPRLEAVRRGAPDTRIIIDANEGWSAEVYAELAPHLIGLGVAMVEQPLPAGDDGMLGEIARPLPVCADESCHDRASLPALKGKYDMVNIKLDKTGGLTEALALRDAARADGFGVMVGCMVGSSLAMAPAVLVAQGADIVDLDGPLLLAEDRDPPLIYDEQGVHPSTAALWG
- the ilvD gene encoding dihydroxy-acid dehydratase translates to MPRYRSRTTTHGRNMAGARGLWRATGMKEDDFGKPIIAIVNSFTQFVPGHVHLKDLGQMVAREVEKAGGVAKEFNTIAVDDGIAMGHDGMLYSLPSREIIADSVEYMVNAHCADAMVCISNCDKITPGMLMAAMRLNIPVVFVSGGPMEAGKIDVDGVDKALDLVDAMVAAADEKYTDAQVQAIEEAACPTCGSCSGMFTANSMNCLTEALGLSLPGNGSTLATHADRKQLFLRAGRVIVDLAKRYYEQDDESVLPRNVASFKAFENAMSLDIAMGGSTNTVLHLLAAAHEGEIDFTMQDIDRLSRRVPCLCKVAPAKDDVHMEDVHRAGGIMSILGELDRAGLLHSDLPTVHSPTMAEALSTWDVRRTNNPDVHKFFAAAPGGVRTTTAFSQDRRYDSVDMDRQNGVIRDKEHAFSQDGGLAVLFGNLAEQGCIVKTAGVDDSILKFKGPARVYESQDDAVSGILTGKVKAGEVVIIRYEGPRGGPGMQEMLYPTSYLKSKGLGAACALVTDGRFSGGTSGLSIGHVSPEAEEGGLIGVVETGDMIEIDIPNRTIHLAVDDATLAARRAAQDEKGWIPAKPRPRKITTALRAYAALTTSAAMGAVRKLPEGF
- a CDS encoding D-amino-acid transaminase; translation: MSRIVYVNGDYLPEDEAKVSIFDRGFLMADGVYEVTTIIDGKLIDFDGHFQRLERSLGELDIENPLPREDWLEVHRQLVAQNDVEQGMIYLQVTRGAPGDRDFVFPDPETTTPTVVLFSQSNPALVDSPKAQQGIKVVTIDDIRWGRRDIKTVQLLYPSMGKMMAIKQGADDAWMVQDGAVTEGTSNNAYIIKDGRIITRALSNDILHGITRAAVLRFAREAQMPVEERSFTVEEAKAADEAFVTSASAFVMPVVEIDGTTLGNGAPGPLALRLREIYIEESRKSAI
- a CDS encoding DUF1244 domain-containing protein — encoded protein: MDDNTRTELEAAAFRALLAHLDKRNDVQNIDMMNLAGFCRNCLSRWYQEAANARGLDMDKDAAREAIYGMPYADWREKYQTEAGADKQAAFRKSFAENVAQPKDG
- the pyk gene encoding pyruvate kinase, which gives rise to MTALRRHRMIKIVATLGPSSSTYEMIRALFEAGADVFRLNMSHGTHEETAQRHAIIRKVEADLGRPIGILADLQGPKLRIGAFADGPVDLQVGQAYRLDLDDTPGDQKRVNLPHPEIFEVLEPGAELLVNDGKVRLKVNDCGPDFADCTVTVGGVISDRKGVNVPDAVLPVAALSEKDRKDLEFACRLGVDWLALSFVQRPSDVLEARELAQGRAAILSKIEKPAAVKAFDEILAVSDGIMVARGDLGVELPVQNVPPIQKRLVRKSRAAAKPVIVATQMLESMIESPMPTRAEVSDVATAIYEGADAVMLSAESAAGQFPIEAVTTMNNVAIEVESDPNYVDVIDASRKHVHHHSIADGIVAAARELAEKTDIAAICCFTESGTTASLVARERPHVPILALTPFVGVARRYSLTWGVHCEQVTEVERFKQAVINAVRVTRKYGFATEKDQILVTAGIPFNQPGTTNILRVAPCAEHLIVQGEPE
- the rpmI gene encoding 50S ribosomal protein L35 — translated: MPKMKTKSGAKKRFSMTASGKVKAGQAGKRHGMIKRTKKFIRDARGNTILSDQDARIVKKYMPYDR
- the rplT gene encoding 50S ribosomal protein L20, whose translation is MSRVTSGKVTHARHRKVVKAAKGYYGARSRNFRTATQAVDKANQYATRDRKVRKRNFRALWIQRINAAVREIDPSLTYSRFINALGLAGIEVDRKVLADLAVHEPEAFGQIVAKAQAAMA